One stretch of Hemibagrus wyckioides isolate EC202008001 linkage group LG01, SWU_Hwy_1.0, whole genome shotgun sequence DNA includes these proteins:
- the csf3r gene encoding granulocyte colony-stimulating factor receptor isoform X8: protein MALRQTIVHAVLWTILYSFTKNPPPNPQNLTCQLNLKEGATLLCMWDTGIKTSDTPTNYTLYTQIRYLDTSPLKMHLPLPGENFFKVPRECFALFQEMQVYVVAMNAIGQARSNLLVLDPMTTVKLDAPMIEGVGTQTFGCLEFNWSLSRTQKWIQKLLNIEIKMKPVNSKIYNKQQLNRKPEKNVKVCNLLHGMRYEIQMRVRYNSSPWSEWSNAANGTTPMKAPTGRLVTWLKLPRPEIRNQTAQLFWKPSLQFRANSMNVSYTVSLMGEFTKKKETVCVTDQQSCSFQIHAKVKKVCLTAMNEVGKSNPTEVPVYRRRGSYRVPFLEILPQSEESLLARWKSPDTSAISEYVLEWKPLSGTNLNLVSFEIVGKNQTSFVISGLEPYMPYEMSVYPKYGGVIGHPNSTMIYTKEKAPSMCPKLEIGKITPSLVELSWDEIPLEQRNGIITGYRIFYRDEKNNSRVIDADSTTRHMMLKDLYPFTIYEIFLVTSTNGGSVTGSTITVKTVSIDAFEIVLIVIPACVGLVLFFFATFACFSKQKWMKKYLWPVIPDPANSNIKKWTTADSLECMPPFKELKDPVLMYLSHVSLLSLPEKESTKGDENIKSGNWPYNSKSVDAGHDDSSHDSETFDSEQQSEAVPYATVVFAGPYRRQPVPPPVYLRSESTQPLLGEEEPSSPRPYEKMTSQTDPPDVGHFSTFHKNSHGEKKASLWGDFPMLRSLEIDNKT, encoded by the exons ATGGCGCTGCGTCAGACCATAGTACATGCTGTGCTCTGGACTATTCTGTATTCGTTCACAAAAA atcCTCCACCAAACCCACAGAACCTGACTTGCCAATTAAATCTTAAAGAAGGTGCTACTCTTTTGTGTATGTGGGACACTGGTATAAAAACCTCAGACACTCCAACAAactacaccctgtacacacaaaTCAGGTATCT agaTACAAGTCCATTAAAAATGCATCTTCCACTACCTGGGGAGAATTTCTTCAAGGTTCCACGTGAATGCTTTGCTTTGTTTCAAGAGATGCAAGTTTATGTGGTAGCAATGAATGCCATTGGCCAGGCCAGATCTAACCTCCTAGTGCTGGATCCTATGACAACAG TTAAGTTGGATGCGCCAATGATTGAAGGGGTTGGAACACAAACATTTGGATGCCTTGAGTTCAATTGGAGTCTCTCACGTACTCAGAAGTGGATACAAAAGCTCTTAAATATAGAGATCAAAATGAAACCAGTGAATAGCAAGATTTATAACAAACAACAG CTTAATCGTAAACCTGAAAAAAATGTTAAGGTGTGTAATCTGCTTCATGGCATGAGATATGAAATACAGATGAGGGTAAGATATAACAGCAGCCCATGGAGCGAGTGGAGCAATGCTGCAAATGGGACTACACCCATGAAAG CTCCCACCGGCCGACTAGTCACATGGCTGAAGCTACCGAGGCCAGAAATAAGGAATCAGACAGCACAGCTGTTCTGGAAG CCATCTTTGCAGTTCCGTGCCAACAGTATGAatgtgtcttatactgtatcACTAATGGGAGAATTtacaaagaagaaagaaactgtgtgtgtcacAGATCAGCAATCCTGCTCCTTCCAGATCCATGCAAAGGTCAAGAAGGTCTGCCTGACAGCTATGAATGAAGTAGGGAAATCCAACCCTACTGAAGTGCCAGTGTACAGACGAAGAG GAAGTTATCGTGTCCCTTTCTTGGAAATACTTCCACAATCTGAAGAGTCTTTGTTGGCCAGATGGAAAAGCCCAGATACCTCAGCCATTAGTGAATATGTGCTGGAGTGGAAACCACTATCTGGGACAAATTTAAACCTTGTCTCTTTTGAAATTGTGGGCAAAAATCAGACCAGCTTTGTAATATCAG GTCTTGAGCCTTACATGCCTTACGAAATGTCAGTGTATCCCAAGTATGGAGGCGTTATTGGTCATCCCAACAGCACCATGATATACACAAAAGAAAAAG CCCCCTCCATGTGTCCAAAATTGGAGATTGGAAAGATCACACCTTCTTTGGTTGAACTTTCCTGGGATGAAATCCCATTGGAGCAGAGGAATGGAATCATTACTGGCTACAGGATTTTCTACAGGGATGAGAAAAACAATTCAAGAG TTATAGATGCTGATAGCACAACAAGACACATGATGCTTAAAGATCTCTATCCTTTCACCATCTACGAAATCTTCCTCGTGACAAGCACAAATGGTGGCAGTGTGACTGGATCCACTATCACAGTGAAAACTGTGTCTATTG atgcCTTTGAGATAGTTCTGATTGTCATTCCAGCATGTGTTGGATTGGTACTTTTCTTCTTTGCGACATTTGCCTGTTTCAGCAAACAAAAGTG gaTGAAGAAGTATTTGTGGCCAGTGATTCCAGACCCCGCCAACAGCAATATTAAAAAGTGGACGACAGCTGATTCTCTGGAA TGCATGCCACCCTTTAAAGAGCTCAAGGATCCTGTGCTGATGTATCTCTCCCACGTAAGTCTTCTTAGTCTGCCTGAGAAAGAGTCAACAAAAGGAGACGAGAACATCAAGAGTGGCAATTGGCCATATAACAGCAAAAGTGTTGATGCAGGACATGATGATTCATCCCACGATTCTGAAACCTTTGACTCAGAGCAGCAGAGCGAGGCTGTGCCTTATGCTACAGTTGTCTTTGCTGGGCCATATCGACGCCAGCCTGTCCCTCCACCAGTCTACTTGCGCTCAGAGTCCACACAACCCCTACTGGGGGAAGAGGAACCTTCTAGTCCTCGTCCATATGAGAAAATGACAAGCCAGACAGATCCTCCTGATGTAGGCCACTTTTCAACATTTCACAAGAATAGTCATGGAGAAAAAAAGGCTTCACTTTGGGGTGATTTCCCTATGCTGAGGTCTTTGGAAATTGACAATAAGACATAA
- the csf3r gene encoding granulocyte colony-stimulating factor receptor isoform X3 encodes MALRQTIVHAVLWTILYSFTKNIRVSPCAVVNSSSTLVPFGSAVTASCYIKECQLEKKQDFIIKWKKNAHFIPSGNASQKNVNEIHISNFTDKQAVLECFICDHNICNVVGGVLIRAAYPPPNPQNLTCQLNLKEGATLLCMWDTGIKTSDTPTNYTLYTQIRYLDTSPLKMHLPLPGENFFKVPRECFALFQEMQVYVVAMNAIGQARSNLLVLDPMTTVKLDAPMIEGVGTQTFGCLEFNWSLSRTQKWIQKLLNIEIKMKPVNSKIYNKQQLNRKPEKNVKVCNLLHGMRYEIQMRVRYNSSPWSEWSNAANGTTPMKAPTGRLVTWLKLPRPEIRNQTAQLFWKPSLQFRANSMNVSYTVSLMGEFTKKKETVCVTDQQSCSFQIHAKVKKVCLTAMNEVGKSNPTEVPVYRRRGSYRVPFLEILPQSEESLLARWKSPDTSAISEYVLEWKPLSGTNLNLVSFEIVGKNQTSFVISGTLKNQPITLPFSQDLSECLLTINAQINCIFVSILGLEPYMPYEMSVYPKYGGVIGHPNSTMIYTKEKAPSMCPKLEIGKITPSLVELSWDEIPLEQRNGIITGYRIFYRDEKNNSRVIDADSTTRHMMLKDLYPFTIYEIFLVTSTNGGSVTGSTITVKTVSIDAFEIVLIVIPACVGLVLFFFATFACFSKQKWMKKYLWPVIPDPANSNIKKWTTADSLECMPPFKELKDPVLMYLSHVSLLSLPEKESTKGDENIKSGNWPYNSKSVDAGHDDSSHDSETFDSEQQSEAVPYATVVFAGPYRRQPVPPPVYLRSESTQPLLGEEEPSSPRPYEKMTSQTDPPDVGHFSTFHKNSHGEKKASLWGDFPMLRSLEIDNKT; translated from the exons ATGGCGCTGCGTCAGACCATAGTACATGCTGTGCTCTGGACTATTCTGTATTCGTTCACAAAAA ACATCAGAGTGTCACCATGTGCTGTGGTAAACAGTTCATCGACTCTGGTTCCTTTTGGCTCAGCAGTCACCGCTTCCTGTTACATTAAAGAGTGTCAACTTGAGAAAAAACAGGATTTTATCATTAAGTGGAAGAAAAATGCTCACTTTATCCCCAGTGGTAATGCCAGTCAGAAGAATGTAAATGAAATCCACATATCCAACTTCACTGACAAGCAAGCTGTGTTGGAATGTTTTATCTGTGACCATAATATCTGCAACGTGGTAGGCGGCGTGCTGATCAGAGCAGCAT atcCTCCACCAAACCCACAGAACCTGACTTGCCAATTAAATCTTAAAGAAGGTGCTACTCTTTTGTGTATGTGGGACACTGGTATAAAAACCTCAGACACTCCAACAAactacaccctgtacacacaaaTCAGGTATCT agaTACAAGTCCATTAAAAATGCATCTTCCACTACCTGGGGAGAATTTCTTCAAGGTTCCACGTGAATGCTTTGCTTTGTTTCAAGAGATGCAAGTTTATGTGGTAGCAATGAATGCCATTGGCCAGGCCAGATCTAACCTCCTAGTGCTGGATCCTATGACAACAG TTAAGTTGGATGCGCCAATGATTGAAGGGGTTGGAACACAAACATTTGGATGCCTTGAGTTCAATTGGAGTCTCTCACGTACTCAGAAGTGGATACAAAAGCTCTTAAATATAGAGATCAAAATGAAACCAGTGAATAGCAAGATTTATAACAAACAACAG CTTAATCGTAAACCTGAAAAAAATGTTAAGGTGTGTAATCTGCTTCATGGCATGAGATATGAAATACAGATGAGGGTAAGATATAACAGCAGCCCATGGAGCGAGTGGAGCAATGCTGCAAATGGGACTACACCCATGAAAG CTCCCACCGGCCGACTAGTCACATGGCTGAAGCTACCGAGGCCAGAAATAAGGAATCAGACAGCACAGCTGTTCTGGAAG CCATCTTTGCAGTTCCGTGCCAACAGTATGAatgtgtcttatactgtatcACTAATGGGAGAATTtacaaagaagaaagaaactgtgtgtgtcacAGATCAGCAATCCTGCTCCTTCCAGATCCATGCAAAGGTCAAGAAGGTCTGCCTGACAGCTATGAATGAAGTAGGGAAATCCAACCCTACTGAAGTGCCAGTGTACAGACGAAGAG GAAGTTATCGTGTCCCTTTCTTGGAAATACTTCCACAATCTGAAGAGTCTTTGTTGGCCAGATGGAAAAGCCCAGATACCTCAGCCATTAGTGAATATGTGCTGGAGTGGAAACCACTATCTGGGACAAATTTAAACCTTGTCTCTTTTGAAATTGTGGGCAAAAATCAGACCAGCTTTGTAATATCAGGTACATTGAAAAATCAACCCATCACCTTGCCATTTTCTCAAGATCTCAGTGAATGTTTGCTTACTATAAATGCTCAAATTAATTGTATCTTTGTATCCATTTTAGGTCTTGAGCCTTACATGCCTTACGAAATGTCAGTGTATCCCAAGTATGGAGGCGTTATTGGTCATCCCAACAGCACCATGATATACACAAAAGAAAAAG CCCCCTCCATGTGTCCAAAATTGGAGATTGGAAAGATCACACCTTCTTTGGTTGAACTTTCCTGGGATGAAATCCCATTGGAGCAGAGGAATGGAATCATTACTGGCTACAGGATTTTCTACAGGGATGAGAAAAACAATTCAAGAG TTATAGATGCTGATAGCACAACAAGACACATGATGCTTAAAGATCTCTATCCTTTCACCATCTACGAAATCTTCCTCGTGACAAGCACAAATGGTGGCAGTGTGACTGGATCCACTATCACAGTGAAAACTGTGTCTATTG atgcCTTTGAGATAGTTCTGATTGTCATTCCAGCATGTGTTGGATTGGTACTTTTCTTCTTTGCGACATTTGCCTGTTTCAGCAAACAAAAGTG gaTGAAGAAGTATTTGTGGCCAGTGATTCCAGACCCCGCCAACAGCAATATTAAAAAGTGGACGACAGCTGATTCTCTGGAA TGCATGCCACCCTTTAAAGAGCTCAAGGATCCTGTGCTGATGTATCTCTCCCACGTAAGTCTTCTTAGTCTGCCTGAGAAAGAGTCAACAAAAGGAGACGAGAACATCAAGAGTGGCAATTGGCCATATAACAGCAAAAGTGTTGATGCAGGACATGATGATTCATCCCACGATTCTGAAACCTTTGACTCAGAGCAGCAGAGCGAGGCTGTGCCTTATGCTACAGTTGTCTTTGCTGGGCCATATCGACGCCAGCCTGTCCCTCCACCAGTCTACTTGCGCTCAGAGTCCACACAACCCCTACTGGGGGAAGAGGAACCTTCTAGTCCTCGTCCATATGAGAAAATGACAAGCCAGACAGATCCTCCTGATGTAGGCCACTTTTCAACATTTCACAAGAATAGTCATGGAGAAAAAAAGGCTTCACTTTGGGGTGATTTCCCTATGCTGAGGTCTTTGGAAATTGACAATAAGACATAA
- the csf3r gene encoding granulocyte colony-stimulating factor receptor isoform X1: MTEQFILPVLQILSIMALRQTIVHAVLWTILYSFTKNIRVSPCAVVNSSSTLVPFGSAVTASCYIKECQLEKKQDFIIKWKKNAHFIPSGNASQKNVNEIHISNFTDKQAVLECFICDHNICNVVGGVLIRAAYPPPNPQNLTCQLNLKEGATLLCMWDTGIKTSDTPTNYTLYTQIRYLDTSPLKMHLPLPGENFFKVPRECFALFQEMQVYVVAMNAIGQARSNLLVLDPMTTVKLDAPMIEGVGTQTFGCLEFNWSLSRTQKWIQKLLNIEIKMKPVNSKIYNKQQLNRKPEKNVKVCNLLHGMRYEIQMRVRYNSSPWSEWSNAANGTTPMKAPTGRLVTWLKLPRPEIRNQTAQLFWKPSLQFRANSMNVSYTVSLMGEFTKKKETVCVTDQQSCSFQIHAKVKKVCLTAMNEVGKSNPTEVPVYRRRGSYRVPFLEILPQSEESLLARWKSPDTSAISEYVLEWKPLSGTNLNLVSFEIVGKNQTSFVISGTLKNQPITLPFSQDLSECLLTINAQINCIFVSILGLEPYMPYEMSVYPKYGGVIGHPNSTMIYTKEKAPSMCPKLEIGKITPSLVELSWDEIPLEQRNGIITGYRIFYRDEKNNSRVIDADSTTRHMMLKDLYPFTIYEIFLVTSTNGGSVTGSTITVKTVSIDAFEIVLIVIPACVGLVLFFFATFACFSKQKWMKKYLWPVIPDPANSNIKKWTTADSLECMPPFKELKDPVLMYLSHVSLLSLPEKESTKGDENIKSGNWPYNSKSVDAGHDDSSHDSETFDSEQQSEAVPYATVVFAGPYRRQPVPPPVYLRSESTQPLLGEEEPSSPRPYEKMTSQTDPPDVGHFSTFHKNSHGEKKASLWGDFPMLRSLEIDNKT; the protein is encoded by the exons ATGACAGAGCAATTCATTTTGCCTGTCTTACAGATTCTTTCCATCATGGCGCTGCGTCAGACCATAGTACATGCTGTGCTCTGGACTATTCTGTATTCGTTCACAAAAA ACATCAGAGTGTCACCATGTGCTGTGGTAAACAGTTCATCGACTCTGGTTCCTTTTGGCTCAGCAGTCACCGCTTCCTGTTACATTAAAGAGTGTCAACTTGAGAAAAAACAGGATTTTATCATTAAGTGGAAGAAAAATGCTCACTTTATCCCCAGTGGTAATGCCAGTCAGAAGAATGTAAATGAAATCCACATATCCAACTTCACTGACAAGCAAGCTGTGTTGGAATGTTTTATCTGTGACCATAATATCTGCAACGTGGTAGGCGGCGTGCTGATCAGAGCAGCAT atcCTCCACCAAACCCACAGAACCTGACTTGCCAATTAAATCTTAAAGAAGGTGCTACTCTTTTGTGTATGTGGGACACTGGTATAAAAACCTCAGACACTCCAACAAactacaccctgtacacacaaaTCAGGTATCT agaTACAAGTCCATTAAAAATGCATCTTCCACTACCTGGGGAGAATTTCTTCAAGGTTCCACGTGAATGCTTTGCTTTGTTTCAAGAGATGCAAGTTTATGTGGTAGCAATGAATGCCATTGGCCAGGCCAGATCTAACCTCCTAGTGCTGGATCCTATGACAACAG TTAAGTTGGATGCGCCAATGATTGAAGGGGTTGGAACACAAACATTTGGATGCCTTGAGTTCAATTGGAGTCTCTCACGTACTCAGAAGTGGATACAAAAGCTCTTAAATATAGAGATCAAAATGAAACCAGTGAATAGCAAGATTTATAACAAACAACAG CTTAATCGTAAACCTGAAAAAAATGTTAAGGTGTGTAATCTGCTTCATGGCATGAGATATGAAATACAGATGAGGGTAAGATATAACAGCAGCCCATGGAGCGAGTGGAGCAATGCTGCAAATGGGACTACACCCATGAAAG CTCCCACCGGCCGACTAGTCACATGGCTGAAGCTACCGAGGCCAGAAATAAGGAATCAGACAGCACAGCTGTTCTGGAAG CCATCTTTGCAGTTCCGTGCCAACAGTATGAatgtgtcttatactgtatcACTAATGGGAGAATTtacaaagaagaaagaaactgtgtgtgtcacAGATCAGCAATCCTGCTCCTTCCAGATCCATGCAAAGGTCAAGAAGGTCTGCCTGACAGCTATGAATGAAGTAGGGAAATCCAACCCTACTGAAGTGCCAGTGTACAGACGAAGAG GAAGTTATCGTGTCCCTTTCTTGGAAATACTTCCACAATCTGAAGAGTCTTTGTTGGCCAGATGGAAAAGCCCAGATACCTCAGCCATTAGTGAATATGTGCTGGAGTGGAAACCACTATCTGGGACAAATTTAAACCTTGTCTCTTTTGAAATTGTGGGCAAAAATCAGACCAGCTTTGTAATATCAGGTACATTGAAAAATCAACCCATCACCTTGCCATTTTCTCAAGATCTCAGTGAATGTTTGCTTACTATAAATGCTCAAATTAATTGTATCTTTGTATCCATTTTAGGTCTTGAGCCTTACATGCCTTACGAAATGTCAGTGTATCCCAAGTATGGAGGCGTTATTGGTCATCCCAACAGCACCATGATATACACAAAAGAAAAAG CCCCCTCCATGTGTCCAAAATTGGAGATTGGAAAGATCACACCTTCTTTGGTTGAACTTTCCTGGGATGAAATCCCATTGGAGCAGAGGAATGGAATCATTACTGGCTACAGGATTTTCTACAGGGATGAGAAAAACAATTCAAGAG TTATAGATGCTGATAGCACAACAAGACACATGATGCTTAAAGATCTCTATCCTTTCACCATCTACGAAATCTTCCTCGTGACAAGCACAAATGGTGGCAGTGTGACTGGATCCACTATCACAGTGAAAACTGTGTCTATTG atgcCTTTGAGATAGTTCTGATTGTCATTCCAGCATGTGTTGGATTGGTACTTTTCTTCTTTGCGACATTTGCCTGTTTCAGCAAACAAAAGTG gaTGAAGAAGTATTTGTGGCCAGTGATTCCAGACCCCGCCAACAGCAATATTAAAAAGTGGACGACAGCTGATTCTCTGGAA TGCATGCCACCCTTTAAAGAGCTCAAGGATCCTGTGCTGATGTATCTCTCCCACGTAAGTCTTCTTAGTCTGCCTGAGAAAGAGTCAACAAAAGGAGACGAGAACATCAAGAGTGGCAATTGGCCATATAACAGCAAAAGTGTTGATGCAGGACATGATGATTCATCCCACGATTCTGAAACCTTTGACTCAGAGCAGCAGAGCGAGGCTGTGCCTTATGCTACAGTTGTCTTTGCTGGGCCATATCGACGCCAGCCTGTCCCTCCACCAGTCTACTTGCGCTCAGAGTCCACACAACCCCTACTGGGGGAAGAGGAACCTTCTAGTCCTCGTCCATATGAGAAAATGACAAGCCAGACAGATCCTCCTGATGTAGGCCACTTTTCAACATTTCACAAGAATAGTCATGGAGAAAAAAAGGCTTCACTTTGGGGTGATTTCCCTATGCTGAGGTCTTTGGAAATTGACAATAAGACATAA
- the csf3r gene encoding granulocyte colony-stimulating factor receptor isoform X6: MTEQFILPVLQILSIMALRQTIVHAVLWTILYSFTKNPPPNPQNLTCQLNLKEGATLLCMWDTGIKTSDTPTNYTLYTQIRYLDTSPLKMHLPLPGENFFKVPRECFALFQEMQVYVVAMNAIGQARSNLLVLDPMTTVKLDAPMIEGVGTQTFGCLEFNWSLSRTQKWIQKLLNIEIKMKPVNSKIYNKQQLNRKPEKNVKVCNLLHGMRYEIQMRVRYNSSPWSEWSNAANGTTPMKAPTGRLVTWLKLPRPEIRNQTAQLFWKPSLQFRANSMNVSYTVSLMGEFTKKKETVCVTDQQSCSFQIHAKVKKVCLTAMNEVGKSNPTEVPVYRRRGSYRVPFLEILPQSEESLLARWKSPDTSAISEYVLEWKPLSGTNLNLVSFEIVGKNQTSFVISGLEPYMPYEMSVYPKYGGVIGHPNSTMIYTKEKAPSMCPKLEIGKITPSLVELSWDEIPLEQRNGIITGYRIFYRDEKNNSRVIDADSTTRHMMLKDLYPFTIYEIFLVTSTNGGSVTGSTITVKTVSIDAFEIVLIVIPACVGLVLFFFATFACFSKQKWMKKYLWPVIPDPANSNIKKWTTADSLECMPPFKELKDPVLMYLSHVSLLSLPEKESTKGDENIKSGNWPYNSKSVDAGHDDSSHDSETFDSEQQSEAVPYATVVFAGPYRRQPVPPPVYLRSESTQPLLGEEEPSSPRPYEKMTSQTDPPDVGHFSTFHKNSHGEKKASLWGDFPMLRSLEIDNKT; encoded by the exons ATGACAGAGCAATTCATTTTGCCTGTCTTACAGATTCTTTCCATCATGGCGCTGCGTCAGACCATAGTACATGCTGTGCTCTGGACTATTCTGTATTCGTTCACAAAAA atcCTCCACCAAACCCACAGAACCTGACTTGCCAATTAAATCTTAAAGAAGGTGCTACTCTTTTGTGTATGTGGGACACTGGTATAAAAACCTCAGACACTCCAACAAactacaccctgtacacacaaaTCAGGTATCT agaTACAAGTCCATTAAAAATGCATCTTCCACTACCTGGGGAGAATTTCTTCAAGGTTCCACGTGAATGCTTTGCTTTGTTTCAAGAGATGCAAGTTTATGTGGTAGCAATGAATGCCATTGGCCAGGCCAGATCTAACCTCCTAGTGCTGGATCCTATGACAACAG TTAAGTTGGATGCGCCAATGATTGAAGGGGTTGGAACACAAACATTTGGATGCCTTGAGTTCAATTGGAGTCTCTCACGTACTCAGAAGTGGATACAAAAGCTCTTAAATATAGAGATCAAAATGAAACCAGTGAATAGCAAGATTTATAACAAACAACAG CTTAATCGTAAACCTGAAAAAAATGTTAAGGTGTGTAATCTGCTTCATGGCATGAGATATGAAATACAGATGAGGGTAAGATATAACAGCAGCCCATGGAGCGAGTGGAGCAATGCTGCAAATGGGACTACACCCATGAAAG CTCCCACCGGCCGACTAGTCACATGGCTGAAGCTACCGAGGCCAGAAATAAGGAATCAGACAGCACAGCTGTTCTGGAAG CCATCTTTGCAGTTCCGTGCCAACAGTATGAatgtgtcttatactgtatcACTAATGGGAGAATTtacaaagaagaaagaaactgtgtgtgtcacAGATCAGCAATCCTGCTCCTTCCAGATCCATGCAAAGGTCAAGAAGGTCTGCCTGACAGCTATGAATGAAGTAGGGAAATCCAACCCTACTGAAGTGCCAGTGTACAGACGAAGAG GAAGTTATCGTGTCCCTTTCTTGGAAATACTTCCACAATCTGAAGAGTCTTTGTTGGCCAGATGGAAAAGCCCAGATACCTCAGCCATTAGTGAATATGTGCTGGAGTGGAAACCACTATCTGGGACAAATTTAAACCTTGTCTCTTTTGAAATTGTGGGCAAAAATCAGACCAGCTTTGTAATATCAG GTCTTGAGCCTTACATGCCTTACGAAATGTCAGTGTATCCCAAGTATGGAGGCGTTATTGGTCATCCCAACAGCACCATGATATACACAAAAGAAAAAG CCCCCTCCATGTGTCCAAAATTGGAGATTGGAAAGATCACACCTTCTTTGGTTGAACTTTCCTGGGATGAAATCCCATTGGAGCAGAGGAATGGAATCATTACTGGCTACAGGATTTTCTACAGGGATGAGAAAAACAATTCAAGAG TTATAGATGCTGATAGCACAACAAGACACATGATGCTTAAAGATCTCTATCCTTTCACCATCTACGAAATCTTCCTCGTGACAAGCACAAATGGTGGCAGTGTGACTGGATCCACTATCACAGTGAAAACTGTGTCTATTG atgcCTTTGAGATAGTTCTGATTGTCATTCCAGCATGTGTTGGATTGGTACTTTTCTTCTTTGCGACATTTGCCTGTTTCAGCAAACAAAAGTG gaTGAAGAAGTATTTGTGGCCAGTGATTCCAGACCCCGCCAACAGCAATATTAAAAAGTGGACGACAGCTGATTCTCTGGAA TGCATGCCACCCTTTAAAGAGCTCAAGGATCCTGTGCTGATGTATCTCTCCCACGTAAGTCTTCTTAGTCTGCCTGAGAAAGAGTCAACAAAAGGAGACGAGAACATCAAGAGTGGCAATTGGCCATATAACAGCAAAAGTGTTGATGCAGGACATGATGATTCATCCCACGATTCTGAAACCTTTGACTCAGAGCAGCAGAGCGAGGCTGTGCCTTATGCTACAGTTGTCTTTGCTGGGCCATATCGACGCCAGCCTGTCCCTCCACCAGTCTACTTGCGCTCAGAGTCCACACAACCCCTACTGGGGGAAGAGGAACCTTCTAGTCCTCGTCCATATGAGAAAATGACAAGCCAGACAGATCCTCCTGATGTAGGCCACTTTTCAACATTTCACAAGAATAGTCATGGAGAAAAAAAGGCTTCACTTTGGGGTGATTTCCCTATGCTGAGGTCTTTGGAAATTGACAATAAGACATAA